The nucleotide window ATCGGGGGTTTGTTCAGGTTTGCGCAGGGGGGAGCGTATATTTGGACCGGTTTATCCGCCCCCATCCTCTCGGGATTTCTTGGTGGCATCATGTATCTTGCCAACAAACGGCAGTTCGTTCCCACGTGGGTTGCCGTACTCCTGATCGGTCTTTCTGAGACGTTTATCTCGTGCTACACCCTCATTCTCGTAACTAAACCTTCGGAGTTTTTCAATGTCGTAACAACCGTTGCAATTCCCATGATTGTCTTCAATGTAATCGGCATGGTGATTTTTGCAATGGTTGTCCACAACATCCTTGACGAAAAGAACATCCAGAAAAAGATGCAGTTACTGGAACTGGAAGTGGAATCCAAGAGGAATCTTTCTGCTATCATCAATACGATTTCCTACCCGGTCTATGTCCTTGATCGCAATCAGAGATTTGTTCTTGTAAACGACAGTTTCTGCAGGTTTATCGGAAGGTCAAAGGATGAGATCCTTATAAAAACGCCCCTCGATTTTTTCCCTGAGGGTGATTCACTGTTCCACATAAATTTGACAAACGAGAACTTCCAAAGCCAGAAAACCCGGGAAAATGAGGTGACGATAACGATTCCATCCGGGCAAAAATGCACTATCATCTCGACATCAACCGTGTTTAAGGATGCACCCTGCCCGGGTTTTGTTGTCGGCATTATCCAGGATATCACCGGACGCAAACAAACGGAAGAGGCGCTGCGGGAGACAAACGAGAATCTCAAAGAGGAAAATTCCCAACGCCTTGACGCAGAAGAAAAACTCAAGAAATCCTATGATGAAAAAGTGATACTATTACAAGAGGTTCACCACCGGGTCAAAAACAATCTCCAGATTATTGTGAGCCTCCTCAATCTCCAGTCACGGTATATTAAGGATGATCCTACGCTTGCAGCAATAAAGGACAGCCAGAACCGGGTCAAGGCCATGGCACTTGTCCATGAAAAACTGTACCGGTCTGAAGATATATCGTATATCAGCCTTGATGACTATATCAAATTCCTCGGTACGGGTCTTTTTTCCTCCTATGACGCCGAGAGCCGGGGGATCACATTTACGGCGGATATCCACGATATCAATGTTGATATCGATGTTGCCATCCCACTTGGACTCCTCATCAACGAACTGATCTCAAACTCACTCAAATATGCATTTCCTGATGACCGGCGAGGTGAGATCTTCGTTAGCGTGAAAAAGGAAGACCATACGCTGACCATCCTGTTCCGGGATAACGGTTGCGGCATACCAGCGGATCTTGACTGGAGAAATGCCCCGTCACTTGGCCTGCGACTGGTCACCACCCTTGTCGACCAGATGAACGGGACCGTGGAACTGGACCGGCGTGCCGGAACAATATTTACGATTGTGGTAAAAGAAAAAGAGGAGTTTTTTTAAAATCCTGGGTAATGGTTACGATTCGCGGGACCGGCAGGCCGGGCAAAGCCGTACGATCCGATATTCTCGTGCCGGATGGATCTTGCCGGAACCTCAATCCATGGATACATCATCATATCCGAAATCGATAACGCGGGGCTGACACCAGAGATGTACGAGGAACTCCCGTTTGTGCTGGCGATCACATGGTGTCATGCGCCCCGACTCGTAATCTACGGATTATTGCAATGCCAAAAGACCGGATCTCTCACTTCCCATTTTTTGCAGATTATTCCAAGAGTTCATTTGCATAAAGGTTCATTTTTTTACGCAATGTTACCTTCAAGGCAGGAAAGACGCCGGGAAAATAAAAAGAAGATGCAGCCAAAAACGCGAGAACTTTCAAAGAATATGATCAAACTTCCCCTCTGTTACCCGGACGAGTGCACCATCGATTGTCAGTACAAGACGTTTGGAAAAGAGAACGGTTTTCATGAATATGATGAGATCCTAAAAAAGTATCTTCTTCTCAGCCATGCAGAAAAAACAGCAATTCCGGATGAAAACAACTCTTCAATTGTAGTCTTTTCAAAGGTGTTTTGTCCCCCCGATACCATGGTTACCTTCGAGAATGAAGTCCGGAAACACATGGAATTATTTTTTGAAGAGATTTCTATCGGCTATAATGAGTTTGGATCCGGGGCAGGTTTTTTTTCAGCCTGTGCCACGATCGGGAATAAAAAATCATGAGAATTAATACGTGGCGGACAGTAAATAATTTAAAAAATAGGTAATCGGGCCACTCTGCCCGGATATTCAACAGAATATGTTGTTAACCCAGTCATGACCGTTGGGATGTTCCACCGTTCATTCGGGTCACTCCCGGGTCTGGTAGATCAGATTTCTTCAGA belongs to Methanoregula sp. and includes:
- a CDS encoding LytS/YhcK type 5TM receptor domain-containing protein, whose product is MELTIIQSSVTLFEILCVIIVFASIFMRSRFFNEVFEHHPAWTTQILLMVFFGIMSVFGTLSGLTLHGAVVNVRDLGPMVAGLVCGPYIGIGAGIIGGLFRFAQGGAYIWTGLSAPILSGFLGGIMYLANKRQFVPTWVAVLLIGLSETFISCYTLILVTKPSEFFNVVTTVAIPMIVFNVIGMVIFAMVVHNILDEKNIQKKMQLLELEVESKRNLSAIINTISYPVYVLDRNQRFVLVNDSFCRFIGRSKDEILIKTPLDFFPEGDSLFHINLTNENFQSQKTRENEVTITIPSGQKCTIISTSTVFKDAPCPGFVVGIIQDITGRKQTEEALRETNENLKEENSQRLDAEEKLKKSYDEKVILLQEVHHRVKNNLQIIVSLLNLQSRYIKDDPTLAAIKDSQNRVKAMALVHEKLYRSEDISYISLDDYIKFLGTGLFSSYDAESRGITFTADIHDINVDIDVAIPLGLLINELISNSLKYAFPDDRRGEIFVSVKKEDHTLTILFRDNGCGIPADLDWRNAPSLGLRLVTTLVDQMNGTVELDRRAGTIFTIVVKEKEEFF